From the genome of Gryllotalpicola protaetiae:
CGGCCGTGGCCGGGCTGCAGGATCCACTCGGGGTGCGCCCGCGCCAGCTCGGAATCCGGGTTCACCATCTCGGGCTCGACCCAGAGGCCGAATTCGAGGCCCAGCGCGGTGACCTCGTCGATCAGCGGGCCGAGCCCGTCGGGGAACACGCCCTCGTCGACGAACCAGTCGCCGAGGCCGGCGTGGTCGTCACGTCGGCCGCGGAACCAGCCGTCGTCGAGGACGAAGCGCTCGATGCCGAGCCGCGCGCCGGCACGCGCGAGCTCGAGGAGGCGCGCGTGGCCGAGGTCGAAGTAGACGGCCTCCCAGGTGTTGAGCGTGACGGGGCGCGGGCGAGACGGATGCAGCGGCCGGGCGCGCACCGACTCGTGGAAGCGCGCCGACAGGGCGTTCAGTCCGTCGCCCCACGCTCCGATCGCGACCGGCGTCTCGTAGCTCTCCCCCGGCACGAGCACGACCTCTCCCGGCCGCAGCAGCTCCTCGGCCTGCAGGAACGTCTCGCCGGTCGGCGTGCGCTCGACGGAGAGGCGGTGATCGCCGCTCCAGGCGAGGTGGACCGCGTGCACGAGGCCGCGCTCGAAGCCGAACCCCGCCTCGCCGACCGCGAGCAGCAGCGTCGCATCGGCGCCGGGGCGGCCGCGGCGACTCTCGCGCAGGTAGCGGCCCGTGGTGAGCGTGTGCCTCTGCGGGAAGCGTTCGCGCAGGTGGCGGCCGGTCGTGTCGAGCACCTCGGTGGCCGTCGCCGGAACGGGGAAGGTGAGCGCGAGCGACTGCAGTTCGTATGGGGCGCTCCCGCGGTTCGTGAGCCGCGCCGACTGGCGGAAGAGGCCTGCCACGTCGACGACGAGGCGCAGCTCGAGGTCGAGCATGGCCTCGTCGTCGGCGAGTTCGAAGACCTCGGTCGCGCCGCGCTCGTCGTCGATCTCGGTGCGGCGATCGGTCACGCGGAAACGCGGGGAGAAGTCCCGGCCGCCACGTGAGCCGACGAGCCCCGGCGTGCCGAGCCAGCCCTGCGACTCGAGCGGCAGAGCCGAGAGCAGCACCGGCACGTCGAGACCGCCCGACACCGGCTGCGGCACGAGGGCGTGCACCAGCGAGCCGACCTCGTCGCGCAACTCCGACGGCGAGCCGAGGTCCTCGCCCCAATAGGCGACGATCGGCACTCCGCGATCGGTGTCGCCGGCGATCACGAGCGAGGTGCCGCCGCGTGGCAGGTGCGCAAGGGGCTCGTAGCGGACCACAGCTCAGCCCTCCGAGCCGGTCAGCACCGCCACCCCGAAGGGCTCGAGCGAGACGCCGGTGCCCGCGACGACCACCTCGCGCGGCTCGCCCGTGTGGTTGATGACGAAGCGGGCGCCGCCGCGCGCCGCCGTCTCGACGCCGTACTCCGGGCCGGCGAAGGCAGGCTCGACGCCGGCATCCGCCAGCACGCGGTCGAACAGCGCGTCGAAGAGCGCGGCAGACGGCTGGGTCGCGACGTACCAGGCCGCGCCGGCCGCCTCGGTCGCGCGGCGGGTGATGGCGGCGCCGCCCGAGGCGTGGCCGTCGGCGAACGACGCCAGCACCGCGGCATCCGTCACCCGTACATGCTCTTGCCACACACCGGCCGTGCCCTCCAGCTCGCCGGCCACGACCGTGGGCACGCCGAGCTGCAGGGGCGCGAACTCCTCGACCGAGACGCCGAGTGCGCGCTGCAGCGCGCTGCCCGCCCCGCCGAGATAGCCGCCGAGATGCACGTGCAGATCGCGGTCGAGGATGCCGGTCTGGAACCCCACGACGAGCGTGTCGCCCCGCTCGACGACCGCGGCGAGCGCAGCGAGCTCGTCGCCGGATCCCACCTGCTGCAACGGCGCGACGACCAGGCGATAGGCAGCGGTGTCGGCGCCCGGCCGCACGAAGTTGATCGTCACACCGCGGCGCAGCAGGGCGCCGTACCACTCGAGAACGCTCGCGAGGTAGTCGATGCGGGTCGGCGTCGCCTCCTGTCCGAGGGCCCACCACGACTCCCAATCCCAGACGATGGCGACGGATGCGGGCACCGGCGCGCCCAGCACCCCAGCGTCGCCCGCGCTGAGCTCGGCGAGCTCGCGACCGAGCGCCTGCACCTCGCGGTGCACCCGCGTGTTCTCGCCGCCGTGCGGCACCATCGCGGCGTGGAACTTCTCGGCGCCAGAGGCGGACTGCCGCCACTGGAAGTGCAGGATGCCGTCGGCGCCGCGCGCGACCGACTGGAAGCTCGTCGCGCGGTGCTGCCCGGGTGCCTTGGGCGCGTTGCGGTCGCGCCAGTTGACCGCGCTCGGCGACTGCTCCATGAGCAGCCACGGCCTGCCGCCGCCGAGCGAGCGCATCAGGTCGCGGGTCGCCGCCGACAGCACGTGCGACAGCGGATCGCTGGGGTCCGGGTACTCGTCGTCGCTGATGAAGTCCATCTCAGCGGACCAGTCCCAGTAGTCGAGGTCCGCGAAGAAGCCCATGAAGTTCGTCGTGACGGGCACGCCGGGGCTGAGCTCGGCGAGAACCGAGCGCTCGGCGCGGTGCAGTTCGAGCAGCGCCCACGACGAGAACCGTTTCCAGTCGAGCAGCTGCGTCGGGTTGCGGAAGGTCGGGGCGTGCCGCGGCGCGTCGACCTCGTCGAACGAGCCGTAGCGCTGCGACCAGAACCCCGTTCCCCATGCCCGATTGAGCTCGTCGACCGTGCCGTAGCGGCGCGCGAGCCAGGCGCGGAACGCGGCGACGGACTCGTCGTCGTAGGAGGCCGCGACGTGGCATCCGTACTCATTGTTGGTGTGCCACGCCTCGAGCGCCGGGTGTGCGCCGTAGCGCGCCGCCAGCTCGCGAACCAGGCGAAGCGCGTGCTCGCGGTAGACCGCGGAGCTCGGGCTGTACTGCTGCCGCGAGCCGAAGCCGAACCGGCTGCCGCGCTCGTCGACGGGCAGGCTCTCGGGGTGCAGCGTGGCGAGCCAGGCAGGTGGTGAAGCGGTCGCGGTGGCGAGAATGACGCGGATGCCGCCCGCGTCGAGCTTCTCGAGCACGGTGTCGAGCCAGCCGAAGTCGAACTCGCCGGGTCGCGGCTCGAGCCGCGCCCACGAGAACACCCCCACCGTCGCCGTCGTGACGGATGCGCCGCGCATGAGGCGCACGTCGTCGTCCCACACGGAGGGGTCCCACTGATCGGGGTTGTAGTCGCCGCCGAAGCGGATGGACGGGAAGATCGAGGACACCGCGCTGCTCCTTCGCAGGGGAATGTTTGCGCAAACTGTTTGCGTAAACATCCCGGTTCAGGCAGGCTAGCATCGACGCGGCGGCTGCTTCAAGAACATACGGCGGGCCGAGCGGCGAACGGCGAGGAGCGCAGTGACGAACACCCTGGGGGGACGCCCGGCACGCCCGGCCTCCATGCTCGACGTCGCGCGCAGGGCCGGCGTCTCGCAGCAGACCGTGAGCCGGGTCTCCAACGGGTCTGAGGCCGTGAAGCCCGAGACGCGCGAACGCGTGCTCGCCGCGATGGCCGAGCTCGGGTATCGCCCCAACAGCGCCGCCCGCGCGCTCAAGAGCGGCCGGTTCATGCGCATCGGCGTGCTGATGCACAACCTGAACTCGTTCGGGGCGAGCCGCATGCTCGAGGCGATCAACTTCGAGGCCGCCCGCCGGGGCTACTCGATCGAGCTGATCGCGGTGAGCGACCCGTCGACCGGCGAGGTCACCAGGGCGCTCAGCCGCCTCGACCACGAGGCCGTCGACGGCATCGTGCTGCGCCTCGACACGCACCGTTCCCCCGAGCAGGACATCGGCTTCCCGAGCGGGATCCCCACCGTGATCGTCGAGGGTGACTCGTTCGACGACCGGGTCGCCGTCGACGCCGACCAGCGCCAGGGCGCACAGCTCGCCGTGCAGCACCTGCTCGATCTCGGCCACCCGACCGTCTGGCACGTCGCCGGAGCGGAAGGCTACGCGAGCGCAGCCGAGCGCGAACGCGCCTGGCGGGACACTCTCGCCGCCGCCGGCCGTACCGCACCCGCCCTGGTGCGCGGCGACTGGAGCCCCGAGTCCGGCTACGCGGCCGGGAAACGTCTCCTGCAGGAACCCGACGTCACCGCCGTGTTCTGCGCCAACGACCAGATGGCGCTCGGCGTGCTGCGCGCCTTCCATGAGGCCGGCCGCGCCGTGCCGGCCGAAGCGAGCGTCGTCGGCTTCGACGACACGCAGGAATCCGCATACTTCTGGCCGCCGCTGACGACGGTGCACCAGGATCTCGAAGGGGTCGGCGCGAGCGCCGTCACCCTGCTGCTCGCGCAGATCGAGGATGGGCCGGTCGCACCGGGCGTGCGGCTCACGCAGAACCAACTCATCGTCAGAAAGTCGACGGATGCCTGGAATGGCTGACCCTGCCCCTCTCGCTCTCAGCAGCGGAATCGCGAAGCGCGCACACCGGCTCGCCGACGGCCGCGAGCTGATCTACTTCGACGACGCCGACACGACGCTGCCGCCCGACCGGGCACCTGACCTGCGCGTGCTCGACGACCGGCCGCCCACCGCGTCCATGCGGCAGGACCCGCTCACCGGCGACTGGATCTCCATCGCCGCCGCGCGGCAGAACCGCGTGGTCATGCCGCCTGCCGCGCTCGACCCCCTGGCGCCGCAGACGGCCGACAACCCGTCGGAGATCCCTGCCGACTACGACGTCGCCGTGTTCGAGAACAGGTCGCCGTCGTTCGGGCCGGCACTGCCCGCGCCCGGCGACCCCGCACTCGCCGCCGCGCACCTCGACGGCATCGGGCTCGAGCGCTCAGCCGTGTCGTTCGGCCGCTGTGAGGTCGTCTGCTTCAGTCCGGAGCACGAGGGGGCGTTCGGGTCGATCCACCGCTCGCGCGCGCGCACCGTGATCGAGGCGTGGGCCGACCGCACCACGGCGCTCTCGGCACTGCCCGGGGTGCGACAGGTGTTCCCGTTCGAGAACCGCGGGGCCGCGATCGGGGTCACCCTGCAGCACCCGCACGGGCAGATCTACGCCTACCCGTACCTCACGCCCCGGACGCAGCGGCTCATCGCCTCCGTCGACTCGTACGGCCCGTCGCTGTTCGCGGACATCCTCGCCAGTGAGCTCGCCGGACCGCGGGTCGTGCTGGCCGGCGAGCACTGGACGGCGTTCGTGCCGTTCGCCGCCCGCTGGCCGATCGAGGTGCACCTGCTGCCGAACGAGCACGCCGCCGATTTCGCCGAGACGAGTGCGGAGCAGCGCGACGAGCTCGCCGTGCTGTACCTGCGGCTGCTGCGCGGTGTCGACGCGCTCTACGACAGCCCGACCCCGTACATCGCCGCGTGGCACCAGGCGCCGGTCGGCACGCACCGCGACAGCATCCGCCTCAATCTGCAGCTGACCTCGCCCCGGCGCGGGAATGACAAGCTCAAGTTCCTCGCTGGAAGTGAAGCCGCCATGGGCGCATGGATCGGCGACATCCCCCAGAGACCCAGGCCGAGCGGCTGCGCGCAGCGATCGCGAAGGCAGATGAGGAGAACCCCGCATGAGCTCGCTCGTCGATGAGACCGCAGCAGGATTCGAGAAGCGCTTCTCATATGCGCCTTCCGGCATATGGTCGGCGCCGGGGCGCGTCAACCTGATCGGCGAGCACACCGACTACAACGAGGGCTTCGTGCTGCCGTTCGCGATCGACCGGCGCACCTTCGCCGCCCTCGCCCTCCGCGACGACGACGTGGTGCGGGTCTCGAGCGCTTCCGGCGACCAGGCCGTCGAGGTGCGACTGGCGGATGCCGCGGCCGGCCCCGCGTCGCTCGAGGGCATCGCCGAGGACGGTCGCTGGGCGGCCTACCCTCTGGGGGTGGTCTGGGCGCTGGGACAGCTCGGAGCGGATCTCGCGGGGCTGCCAGGCTTCGACGTGTATTTCGAGTCCGATGTGCCCATCGGCGCGGGCCTGTCGTCGTCGGCGGCGATCGAGGGCGCCCTCGCGGTCGCGCTGAACGAGGTGTGGCGGCTCGGCTTCGACGACACGCGGCTCGTCGACGTGTGCCACCGGGCCGAGAACGACTTCGTCGGCGCCCCGACCGGAATCCTCGACCAGTCGGCGGCGCTCCTCTCACAGGAGGGCGCTGCCCTCTTCCTCGACTGCCGTGACGGGTCGTCGGAGCCGGTCGACCTCGCCCTGCAGGCATCCGATCTCGCCATTCTCGTGATCGACACGAAGGTGAGGCACGAGCACGTGTCCGGCGGCTACGCCGAGCGACGCGCGGCGTGCGAGACGGCGGCGCGCGAACTCGGTGTGCGCGCCCTGCGCGATGTGGCCTGGCCGCAACTGCTGGCCGCGCGCGACACGCTCGACGGGGTCGTGTACCGTCGCGCCCGCCACATCGTCACCGAGGATCAGCGGGTGCTCGACACGGTCGCCGCACTGAGGGCGCAGGACTACGACGCCGTCGGCGACCTCATGTTCGCCTCGCACCGCTCGATGCGCGACGACTTCGAGATCTCGACCCCCGAGCTCGATCTCGCCGTCGAGATCTCGCTGAACTACGGGGCGATCGGCGCGCGCATGACCGGGGGCGGCTTCGGCGGCTCGGTCATCGCGCTCACGCCGGTCTCCGCCATCACCCAGGTTCAGGTCGCCATCGACGGCGCGTTCGCCGAGCACGGCTACGCGGGGCCGGAGATGTTCCTCGTGTGGCCGTCGCAGGGCGCTCGGCGCGATCGGTAGCGGACCGCCGCCGTCAAAGGTGCAGCAAGCGCGAGACCGCCGCGAACGACTGTGTCGCTCCGGAGGTCAGAGGCGCGCCGCTCTCTTCGTCGACGCACCACACCGGCGACCAGTCCTGCAGCGCCTCGACCAGCGGTTCGAACTTGAGCGTCCCCTCGCCCAGGAGACGAAAACGGTCGCCGGCGACGTCTTTGAGATGCACGTTGTCAATCAGCTGGGCGAATGTCAGGGCGATCTCGCCGAAATCGTCGATGCCGGCCAGCGCCAGATGGGCCGTGTCGAGGGTCAAGCCGACGCATCCTTCCGTGACGGCCTCGAAGAATCCGTCGAAATCCCTTCGCCTCATCACCGGCTGGCCGACGTGGTGATGAAGGGAGATACGGATGCCGAACTCGGCGGCCTCCTCACCGAGGTGCGAGAGGATGCGGGCGAAGCGGCGGCGGTCGTCGTCGCTGGTCTGTGCACGGGGGAAGTCG
Proteins encoded in this window:
- a CDS encoding alpha-galactosidase, with the protein product MVRYEPLAHLPRGGTSLVIAGDTDRGVPIVAYWGEDLGSPSELRDEVGSLVHALVPQPVSGGLDVPVLLSALPLESQGWLGTPGLVGSRGGRDFSPRFRVTDRRTEIDDERGATEVFELADDEAMLDLELRLVVDVAGLFRQSARLTNRGSAPYELQSLALTFPVPATATEVLDTTGRHLRERFPQRHTLTTGRYLRESRRGRPGADATLLLAVGEAGFGFERGLVHAVHLAWSGDHRLSVERTPTGETFLQAEELLRPGEVVLVPGESYETPVAIGAWGDGLNALSARFHESVRARPLHPSRPRPVTLNTWEAVYFDLGHARLLELARAGARLGIERFVLDDGWFRGRRDDHAGLGDWFVDEGVFPDGLGPLIDEVTALGLEFGLWVEPEMVNPDSELARAHPEWILQPGHGRLPLPGRRQQVLDLTQPGAFDHLLERLDAVLTENPKIAYLKWDHNRDLLEAGSTATGRPVAHAQTLAVYRLMDELRARHPALEIESCASGGARVDLGILARTDRVWTSDCIDPIERLTIQKYTGLLLPPELMGMHISGPRSHSTGRTASLALRAGVALFGHLGVEWDVTGLTEAEERELAGWIALHKERRDWLHTGRVVHAELADPGADLRGVVAADGSRALFALTQVTSASAYPSAPITFPGLDDDRVYAVELLPLPGASGGPRVGARGELAWVRRGAAMSGRMLRASGLRPPVLHPEELVLFELTAR
- a CDS encoding beta-galactosidase produces the protein MSSIFPSIRFGGDYNPDQWDPSVWDDDVRLMRGASVTTATVGVFSWARLEPRPGEFDFGWLDTVLEKLDAGGIRVILATATASPPAWLATLHPESLPVDERGSRFGFGSRQQYSPSSAVYREHALRLVRELAARYGAHPALEAWHTNNEYGCHVAASYDDESVAAFRAWLARRYGTVDELNRAWGTGFWSQRYGSFDEVDAPRHAPTFRNPTQLLDWKRFSSWALLELHRAERSVLAELSPGVPVTTNFMGFFADLDYWDWSAEMDFISDDEYPDPSDPLSHVLSAATRDLMRSLGGGRPWLLMEQSPSAVNWRDRNAPKAPGQHRATSFQSVARGADGILHFQWRQSASGAEKFHAAMVPHGGENTRVHREVQALGRELAELSAGDAGVLGAPVPASVAIVWDWESWWALGQEATPTRIDYLASVLEWYGALLRRGVTINFVRPGADTAAYRLVVAPLQQVGSGDELAALAAVVERGDTLVVGFQTGILDRDLHVHLGGYLGGAGSALQRALGVSVEEFAPLQLGVPTVVAGELEGTAGVWQEHVRVTDAAVLASFADGHASGGAAITRRATEAAGAAWYVATQPSAALFDALFDRVLADAGVEPAFAGPEYGVETAARGGARFVINHTGEPREVVVAGTGVSLEPFGVAVLTGSEG
- a CDS encoding LacI family DNA-binding transcriptional regulator yields the protein MTNTLGGRPARPASMLDVARRAGVSQQTVSRVSNGSEAVKPETRERVLAAMAELGYRPNSAARALKSGRFMRIGVLMHNLNSFGASRMLEAINFEAARRGYSIELIAVSDPSTGEVTRALSRLDHEAVDGIVLRLDTHRSPEQDIGFPSGIPTVIVEGDSFDDRVAVDADQRQGAQLAVQHLLDLGHPTVWHVAGAEGYASAAERERAWRDTLAAAGRTAPALVRGDWSPESGYAAGKRLLQEPDVTAVFCANDQMALGVLRAFHEAGRAVPAEASVVGFDDTQESAYFWPPLTTVHQDLEGVGASAVTLLLAQIEDGPVAPGVRLTQNQLIVRKSTDAWNG
- the galK gene encoding galactokinase — its product is MSSLVDETAAGFEKRFSYAPSGIWSAPGRVNLIGEHTDYNEGFVLPFAIDRRTFAALALRDDDVVRVSSASGDQAVEVRLADAAAGPASLEGIAEDGRWAAYPLGVVWALGQLGADLAGLPGFDVYFESDVPIGAGLSSSAAIEGALAVALNEVWRLGFDDTRLVDVCHRAENDFVGAPTGILDQSAALLSQEGAALFLDCRDGSSEPVDLALQASDLAILVIDTKVRHEHVSGGYAERRAACETAARELGVRALRDVAWPQLLAARDTLDGVVYRRARHIVTEDQRVLDTVAALRAQDYDAVGDLMFASHRSMRDDFEISTPELDLAVEISLNYGAIGARMTGGGFGGSVIALTPVSAITQVQVAIDGAFAEHGYAGPEMFLVWPSQGARRDR
- a CDS encoding sugar phosphate isomerase/epimerase family protein; amino-acid sequence: MTQSAPPVVQIEISRPTNGEREAAEYYRLARQVGYTGLQLKSMQYSDWVEEPERLCRAVSDGPAVTGVVLQCGLDDAGQERVRAVTRFCRAVGARRIVFCHDFPRAQTSDDDRRRFARILSHLGEEAAEFGIRISLHHHVGQPVMRRRDFDGFFEAVTEGCVGLTLDTAHLALAGIDDFGEIALTFAQLIDNVHLKDVAGDRFRLLGEGTLKFEPLVEALQDWSPVWCVDEESGAPLTSGATQSFAAVSRLLHL